One genomic segment of Gossypium arboreum isolate Shixiya-1 chromosome 3, ASM2569848v2, whole genome shotgun sequence includes these proteins:
- the LOC108456938 gene encoding uncharacterized protein LOC108456938 codes for MNCLPHVRANGTALFRKAGNFIATTSLNQCHVPLWKRNFEHAGVKTVDLEFLLTRFRPQGYFSRKSNSSSSTKKASRTKKVHPEQPPVMENEKDAFFVVRKGDVVGVFKSFADCQAQVGSSICDPPVSVYKGYSLTKETEIYLSSCGLKNAFYTIRAADVKEDLFGALMPCPFQEPASSKGETSHNDATKKRPQDMLQSEYGGLGSLGSIAVADPVRKHFKLDPHAEAQITSSGHQSCILEFDGASKGNPGPAGAAAVLKTDAGNVICKLREGLGIATNNAAEYRAIILGLKHALRKGYTNIRVRGDSKLVCMQLQGLWKVKHEHMSELYEQAMKLKDKFLSFQINHVLRELNGEADAEANLAVKLAEGQIQDKQFKMRFGWAGANDAQPTFTWFPLYPTANTGLLSHADLEAKKATMYACPTEIRAISITKNVIKSTPNRLHKREIMAMLMKRIANLTKTTAKPSPPFSLKYLLLFSLSSASEKILAGTATDVAVISGKSDLVYSDPPVSATIKPLLPDLLQPRVVIYDGVCHLCHEGVKWVIKADKHRKIKFCCVQSKAAEPYLRVCGVDREDVLRRFVFIEGLGLYHQGSTAALRVLSYLPLPYSALSAFLIIPTPLRDAVYDFIAKRRYDWFGKSEDCLVLQESELLERFIDREEMMDRNRNRSNL; via the exons ATGAACTGCCTGCCACACGTGCGTGCTAATGGCACAGCTTTATTTAGAAAGGCTGGTAATTTCATTGCAACAACTTCTTTGAACCAATGCCATGTTCCTTTATGGAAAAGAAATTTTGAGCACGCGGGTGTTAAGACTGTGGATTTAGAGTTCTTGTTGACAAGATTTCGCCCTCAGGGTTACTTTTCCCGGAAAAGTAATAGTAGTAGTAGCACAAAAAAAGCATCCAGGACTAAAAAAGTTCATCCTGAACAACCACCGGTGATGGAAAACGAGAAAGATGCATTCTTTGTAGTGAGAAAGGGAGATGTTGTTGGTGTTTTCAAGAGCTTTGCTGATTGTCAGGCCCAAGTTGGATCCTCG ATATGTGATCCTCCGGTCAGTGTCTACAAAGGCTACTCTTTGACAAAGGAAACTGAAATATATCTGTCTTCCTGTGGGCTTAAGAATGCTTTCTACACTATTAGAGCTGCAGATGTGAAAGAAGATCTTTTTGGAGCGCTCATGCCCTGCCCTTTCCAG GAGCCAGCTTCTTCTAAAGGTGAAACATCTCATAATGATGCAACCAAAAAGAGACCACAGGATATGCTTCAGTCAGAGTATGGG GGACTGGGATCACTTGGTTCAATAGCCGTAGCCGATCCCGTGAGAAAGCATTTCAAGTTGGATCCACATGCTGAGGCTCAAATAACATCCTCTGGTCAT CAAtcttgtattcttgagtttgatgGTGCATCAAAAGGAAATCCTGGGCCTGCTGGTGCAGCAGCTGTATTGAAAACTGATGCTGGAAATGTG ATCTGCAAATTGCGCGAGGGTTTGGGCATAGCAACCAATAATGCTGCTGAATATCGCGCCATAATTTTAGGGTTGAAACATGCTCTTAGAAAAGGTTATACAAACATTCGTGTACGAGGTGACTCGAAGCTCGTTTGTATGCAG CTGCAGGGTTTATGGAAAGTCAAACATGAGCACATGTCTGAGTTGTATGAGCAAGCAATGAAACTGAAGGATAAGTTTCTTTCATTTCAGATCAATCACGTTTTAAGG GAACTGAATGGCGAGGCTGATGCTGAGGCCAACTTGGCTGTCAAACTTGCTG AAGGTCAAATCCAGGA TAAACAATTTAAAATGAGATTTGGTTGGGCCGGAGCTAACGATGCCCAACCAACATTTACATGGTTCCCATTATATCCGACGGCTAACACCGGCCTGCTTTCACATGCCGACTTGGAAGCCAAGAAAGCAACCATGTATGCCTGCCCAACTGAAATACGAGCCATCTCAATTACCAAAAAcgtaatcaaatcaactccaaataGACTTCATAAACGGGAAATTATGGCAATGTTGATGAAAAGAATTGCAAACCTCACCAAAACCACAGCTAAACCCTCCCCTCCtttctctttaaaatatttattattattttccctTTCTTCTGCTTCAGAGAAAATCCTCGCCGGCACTGCCACTGATGTCGCCGTTATTTCTGGAAAAAGCGATCTGGTGTACTCAGACCCACCTGTATCAGCCACCATCAAGCCTCTTTTGCCCGATCTCCTTCAACCACGTGTCGTCATCTATGATGGGGTCTGCCATCTTTGCCACgaag GGGTTAAGTGGGTGATTAAAGCGGACAAACACAGGAAGATCAAGTTCTGCTGTGTGCAGTCAAAGGCTGCTGAACCATACTTGAGAGTTTGCGGTGTTGATCGAGAGGATGTTCTTCGTCGTTTTGTGTTCATTGAAGGCCTTGGTCTTTATCATCAAGGTTCCACAG CTGCATTGAGAGTGCTATCATACTTGCCACTTCCCTACTCCGCTTTAAGTGCATTCTTGATAATTCCAACTCCATTGAGGGATGCAGTTTATGATTTCATTGCCAAGCGGCGTTATGACTGGTTTGGGAAGAGTGAAGACTGCCTAGTTTTGCAAGAGAGCGAGCTCTTGGAGCGATTTATTGATAGGGAAGAAATGATggatcgtaatcgtaatcgatcAAATTTGTAA
- the LOC108456940 gene encoding protein PLASTID REDOX INSENSITIVE 2, chloroplastic — MGSLSKAFLSSTLRSLPSFSSPPTPFFSFSSSCSFTPNSPSFAFKSSFTSSSTSKAPTPNSLSFSSITFICKAAEYKFPDPIPEFADAETDKFRSHLLNKLSKKDTYGDSVEEVVGICTEIFSTFLHTEYGGPGTLLVIPFIDMADTINERGLPGGPQAARAAVKWAQDHVDKDWKEWTGTN; from the exons ATGGGTTCATTGAGCAAAGCTTTTCTCTCCTCCACGCTTCGCTCTCTTCCCTCCTTTTCTTCTCCCCCCACTCCTTTCTTCTCCTTTTCTTCTTCATGTTCATTCACTCCAAATTCTCCTTCCTTTGCATTCAAAAGCTCCTTCACTTCTTCTTCAACTAGCAAAGCCCCCACACCTAATTCTCTCTCTTTCTCGTCCATCACCTTCATTTGCAAAGCTGCCGAGTACAAATTCCCTGACCCAATTCCCGAATTCGCTGATGCT GAAACGGATAAATTTAGGTCGCATCTGCTCAACAAACTATCCAAGAAGGATACGTACGGAGACTCGGTTGAAGAAGTTGTGGGAATCTGCACCGAG ATATTTAGTACTTTCTTACATACTGAATACGGTGGTCCTGGGACACTCTTGGTCATACCTTTCATTGACATGGCTGATACTATAAATGAGCGTGGGTTGCCTGGAGGACCGCAAGCTGCACGAGCTGCAGTTAAATGGGCTCAAGATCATGTAGACAAGGACTGGAAAGAATGGACTGGCACCAATTAA